Below is a genomic region from Drosophila albomicans strain 15112-1751.03 chromosome 2R, ASM965048v2, whole genome shotgun sequence.
TATGCTAATTGGCTAGACAGAAGAGTCCATTGTGAATATCGTAGGAGCAATGTGCGGGAACTCGAATCAATTCACTTCCGCATGAGGCGCAAAACACGAACCGATCTCCAGCAACGAAATAGAACAAGAATTGTGTATTCTACTAGTAAATAATTATCAGCAATATTATTCACAGAGTTTAGAGTTTCGAAAGCTTAGACTTGTCTACCTACAGATATGTTagtaattaaagtaaatttgatTTAGGAAGAGGGCAAGTAATAAGGGCTGATGGTGTTGCTACTGGGGTTGCGGGTGGGGGTCTGGTATGAGTATCCATGTGTGCCATCTGTTGAAGTCACCAACGAGTGATCCTCGGTTGAAGAAGTTCCATAGGTGTATCCATCGGTTGATGGCGTTGAGTAAGTGTATCCAGAGGTTGTTGTCTCCACGCTGTAAGCCTCAGTAGTTGTCGTGGTGCTCTTGGTCACCACGGGGGGAATCACTGGCGTGGACGTGGTTGTGACTGGCTTGAGGGGATGTACTGTAGGCTGCGGCGTTTTAGGGTCgtcttctgttgttgttgtggtgggcACAGATTGAGTGCTGGAGCTAACATCTGGTATAAAATCAGTGTTTACCTCTGTGGTCTGCTCCGTGACAGTCTTCTCCGTCGTCGTGGTGGTTGGACCCGAGAAGCTGATGGTTTTAGTGATGCCAAAGCTGCCGAAAGATGACTTTGCCCGCAGGAAACTGTCCAGAAGATTCAGCTTCTGAGTGATTATACTCGAGATCAATTGGGAGCCCGCAGGAGAGAGTGTGGGAGCTGGGGCTGCTTGATAGGAGTAGCCTGAATAAAAGGAAACAGATCAAATGTGATCAACTCATTATCGCTTTCAGGCACCAGACTTTACCACTACTTGGCGCAAAAACCTTTATGAAGATTGGCTTCGCCTCAGCCACATTCACGATGATCGCAATGCAGATCAACAAACCCAGAAT
It encodes:
- the LOC117575079 gene encoding integumentary mucin A.1, producing MRASPILGLLICIAIIVNVAEAKPIFIKVFAPSSGYSYQAAPAPTLSPAGSQLISSIITQKLNLLDSFLRAKSSFGSFGITKTISFSGPTTTTTEKTVTEQTTEVNTDFIPDVSSSTQSVPTTTTTEDDPKTPQPTVHPLKPVTTTSTPVIPPVVTKSTTTTTEAYSVETTTSGYTYSTPSTDGYTYGTSSTEDHSLVTSTDGTHGYSYQTPTRNPSSNTISPYYLPSS